Proteins encoded by one window of Acidimicrobiales bacterium:
- a CDS encoding bifunctional MaoC family dehydratase N-terminal/OB-fold nucleic acid binding domain-containing protein, whose protein sequence is MSDFLERVRAYEGRVIGPPSVALDAVNAAMIRHWCDAVGDTNPIYVDDAAARAAGHDGIVAPPTMLQAWSMRGLGGRTGATEQDALFRELDAAGFTSVVATNSDQEYFRYLRPGDVITTTTTIESISEEKTTALGVGHFVTTLQEYRDQDGELVGTMRFRMLKFAPRPAAPARPRRPRPAITHDNAFWYDGVNEGKLLIQRCAACGKLRHPPGPMCPACHSLEWDTVESAGRGTVYSFVVNHYPQVPAFDYPLVVAVIALDEGTRLVSNLVGVDPADVTIGMAVECEMVQFDDELTLPQFHPVEAS, encoded by the coding sequence TTGAGCGACTTTCTCGAACGCGTGCGCGCGTATGAAGGCCGCGTGATCGGCCCGCCGAGCGTGGCGCTCGACGCCGTCAACGCCGCCATGATCCGCCACTGGTGTGACGCGGTGGGCGACACCAACCCGATCTACGTCGACGACGCGGCGGCGCGCGCCGCGGGTCACGACGGCATCGTGGCGCCGCCGACGATGCTGCAGGCGTGGTCGATGCGCGGCCTCGGCGGTCGCACCGGCGCCACCGAGCAGGACGCGCTGTTCCGTGAACTCGACGCCGCCGGCTTCACGTCGGTCGTGGCCACCAACAGCGACCAGGAGTACTTCCGCTACCTGCGCCCGGGCGACGTCATCACGACGACCACGACCATCGAGTCGATCTCGGAGGAGAAGACGACGGCACTCGGCGTCGGCCACTTCGTCACGACGCTCCAGGAGTACCGCGATCAGGACGGCGAGCTCGTCGGCACGATGCGCTTCCGCATGCTCAAGTTCGCGCCTCGCCCCGCGGCGCCGGCGCGGCCGCGCCGCCCGCGGCCGGCGATCACCCACGACAACGCCTTCTGGTATGACGGCGTGAACGAGGGCAAGTTGCTGATCCAGCGCTGTGCGGCGTGCGGGAAGCTGCGCCACCCGCCGGGCCCGATGTGTCCGGCGTGCCATTCGCTGGAGTGGGACACGGTCGAGTCGGCCGGGCGCGGCACCGTCTACAGCTTCGTGGTCAACCACTACCCCCAGGTGCCGGCGTTCGACTACCCGCTCGTCGTCGCGGTGATCGCCCTCGACGAAGGCACGCGCCTGGTGTCGAACCTCGTGGGCGTCGACCCCGCCGACGTCACCATCGGCATGGCGGTCGAATGCGAGATGGTGCAGTTCGACGACGAGCTGACGCTGCCGCAGTTCCACCCGGTGGAGGCGAGCTAG
- a CDS encoding acyl-CoA dehydrogenase family protein: MFLQETAEQQALRQELRAYFARLLTPAVRAELAADPEGGPVFRRIVRQMGADGWLGVGWPVEFGGQGRPATDQFIFFDEVQRAAAPFPFVTLNTVGPTIMGFGSDEQKAAFLPGIVRGDINFAIGYTEPEAGTDLASLRTRAVRDGDEYVVNGNKVFTSQADQADYIWLAVRTDPGAPKHRGISILLVPTSSPGFSYTPITTVGGTKTTATYYTDVRVPVANRVGEENAGWRMITTQLNHERVGLAAFSGLALRLWDDTARYVAAAGLIDIPWVQLDLARTYAKLEAMRLMNWRMAAAVADGSLAPGDSSAVKVYGTETAVDVYRTLLGVVGAAGAIRAGSPGAVLAGELERAGRSAQINTFGGGVNEVQREIVAAGALGMARQAR, encoded by the coding sequence ATGTTCCTCCAGGAGACCGCCGAGCAGCAGGCGCTGCGCCAGGAGTTGCGCGCCTACTTCGCGCGCCTCCTGACGCCGGCGGTGCGCGCCGAGTTGGCGGCCGACCCCGAGGGCGGTCCGGTGTTCCGACGCATCGTGCGCCAGATGGGCGCCGACGGCTGGCTCGGCGTCGGCTGGCCCGTCGAGTTCGGCGGCCAGGGTCGCCCGGCGACGGACCAGTTCATCTTCTTCGACGAAGTGCAGCGCGCCGCCGCGCCGTTCCCGTTCGTGACGCTCAACACCGTCGGGCCCACGATCATGGGCTTCGGCTCCGATGAGCAGAAGGCGGCGTTCCTGCCCGGCATCGTGCGCGGCGACATCAACTTCGCCATCGGCTACACCGAGCCCGAAGCCGGCACCGACCTGGCATCGCTGCGGACGCGGGCGGTGCGCGACGGCGACGAGTACGTCGTCAACGGGAACAAGGTCTTCACCAGCCAGGCCGACCAGGCCGACTACATCTGGCTGGCGGTGCGCACCGACCCCGGCGCGCCGAAGCACCGCGGCATCTCGATCCTGCTCGTGCCGACGTCGTCGCCCGGGTTCAGCTACACCCCGATCACCACCGTCGGCGGCACCAAGACGACGGCGACGTACTACACCGACGTGCGCGTGCCCGTCGCCAACCGCGTCGGCGAGGAGAACGCCGGCTGGCGCATGATCACCACCCAGCTCAACCACGAGCGCGTCGGGCTCGCGGCGTTCAGTGGTCTGGCGCTGCGGTTGTGGGACGACACGGCGCGCTACGTCGCCGCGGCCGGTCTCATCGACATCCCGTGGGTGCAGCTCGACCTGGCGCGCACCTACGCCAAGCTCGAAGCGATGCGCCTCATGAACTGGCGCATGGCGGCGGCCGTCGCCGACGGATCGCTGGCGCCGGGTGACTCCTCCGCGGTCAAGGTGTACGGCACCGAAACGGCGGTCGACGTGTACCGCACGCTGCTCGGCGTCGTCGGGGCCGCCGGCGCGATCCGCGCCGGGTCTCCGGGGGCGGTGCTGGCGGGCGAGCTCGAGCGCGCCGGGCGCTCGGCGCAGATCAACACCTTCGGCGGCGGCGTCAACGAAGTCCAGCGCGAGATCGTGGCCGCTGGCGCCCTGGGAATGGCTCGGCAGGCGCGTTGA
- a CDS encoding SDR family oxidoreductase → MSGICEGRVVIVTGSGRGIGRGHALEFARQGAKVVVNDLGAEPDGTGSSAGPAGEVVDAIRAMGGEAIANGDDVSDFDAAGRLVQSAVDAFGGLDVLVCNAGILRDRMLVSMSEAEWDAVIKVHLKGTFAPMHHAANYWRDRVKAGETNDARIVNTSSAAGLFGNVGQSNYSAAKAGIAAMSRVASAELGRYGVTVNAIAPIARTRMTENLFPDAMKTPTDGFDAMAADNVAPLVVWLGSRESRDVTGQVFEVDGGKISVATGWQHGPDINKGDRWEPADIGPAVRDLLAKATPNVPVIGSQA, encoded by the coding sequence ATGTCGGGCATTTGCGAGGGCCGCGTCGTCATCGTCACCGGGTCGGGACGCGGCATCGGCCGCGGCCACGCCCTGGAGTTCGCGCGGCAGGGAGCCAAGGTCGTCGTCAACGACCTCGGCGCCGAGCCCGACGGCACCGGCAGCTCGGCCGGGCCCGCCGGCGAGGTGGTCGACGCCATCCGCGCCATGGGCGGCGAGGCGATCGCCAACGGCGACGACGTCTCCGACTTCGACGCCGCCGGCCGCTTGGTGCAGTCCGCCGTCGACGCCTTCGGCGGCCTCGACGTGCTGGTGTGCAACGCCGGCATCCTGCGCGACCGGATGCTCGTGAGCATGTCGGAGGCCGAGTGGGACGCCGTGATCAAGGTCCACCTCAAGGGCACGTTCGCCCCGATGCACCACGCGGCCAACTACTGGCGCGACCGCGTCAAGGCGGGCGAGACCAACGACGCCCGCATCGTCAACACGAGCTCCGCCGCGGGACTGTTCGGCAACGTCGGCCAGAGCAACTACTCCGCGGCCAAGGCCGGCATCGCCGCGATGTCGCGCGTCGCCAGCGCCGAGCTCGGCCGCTACGGCGTGACGGTCAACGCCATTGCGCCGATCGCCCGCACCCGCATGACCGAGAACCTCTTCCCCGACGCCATGAAGACGCCCACGGACGGCTTCGACGCCATGGCCGCCGACAACGTGGCGCCGCTGGTCGTGTGGCTCGGCAGCCGCGAGTCGCGCGACGTCACCGGCCAGGTGTTCGAGGTCGACGGCGGCAAGATCTCGGTCGCCACCGGCTGGCAGCACGGGCCCGACATCAACAAGGGCGACCGGTGGGAACCGGCCGATATCGGCCCGGCGGTGCGCGACCTGCTGGCCAAGGCAACGCCCAATGTCCCGGTGATCGGCTCGCAGGCGTAA
- a CDS encoding TetR family transcriptional regulator, which produces MASTPQPEVLTRSQHARRARVIQAAIELATEGGYDAVQMRDVAARADVALGTVYRYFSSKDHLLAAALLEWARSLESAPAKAVAASDEPLDRLIAVIRRITRASGRAPELFAALVTAITAPDPAVSECQAEVQHIVSMVLSAPLVDVDPEIRDGVVRVLAHVWFASLLGWVNGWTQMGAVGEELEFAARLLLRD; this is translated from the coding sequence ATGGCGAGCACACCTCAGCCCGAAGTCCTGACGCGCTCGCAGCACGCCCGCCGCGCCCGTGTCATCCAAGCCGCGATCGAACTCGCCACCGAAGGCGGCTACGACGCGGTGCAGATGCGCGACGTGGCGGCGCGCGCCGACGTCGCCCTCGGCACCGTCTACCGCTACTTCTCCTCGAAAGACCACCTGCTCGCCGCCGCGCTGCTCGAGTGGGCCCGCAGCCTCGAGAGCGCCCCGGCGAAGGCGGTGGCCGCGTCCGACGAGCCGCTCGACCGGCTGATCGCGGTGATCCGCCGCATCACCCGCGCGTCGGGCCGCGCCCCCGAACTCTTCGCCGCCCTCGTGACCGCCATCACTGCTCCGGACCCGGCGGTGTCGGAGTGCCAGGCCGAGGTGCAACACATCGTGTCGATGGTGCTCTCGGCGCCGCTGGTCGACGTCGACCCCGAGATCCGCGACGGCGTCGTGCGTGTGCTGGCCCACGTGTGGTTCGCCTCGCTGCTGGGCTGGGTGAACGGCTGGACGCAGATGGGCGCGGTGGGCGAAGAGCTCGAGTTCGCGGCGCGGTTGCTGCTGCGCGACTAG
- a CDS encoding PPOX class F420-dependent oxidoreductase has product MATNQRSQITMTDAEREAFLNSSRTMTMATNGPSGHPHVVAMWFAVVDGDIWFETKAKSQKVQNLRRDPRITCSIEAGKTYDQLRGVSLEGTAEIVDDPDALWRVGVSVWNRYQGEYSDEVKPLVESMLHNRVAVRVHATRARTWDHRKLGLPEMPIAGSTAGEPT; this is encoded by the coding sequence ATGGCAACCAACCAGCGATCGCAGATCACGATGACCGACGCCGAGCGCGAAGCGTTCCTCAACTCGAGCCGCACCATGACCATGGCCACGAACGGTCCGAGCGGTCACCCGCACGTGGTGGCGATGTGGTTCGCCGTCGTCGACGGCGACATCTGGTTCGAGACCAAGGCGAAATCGCAGAAGGTGCAGAACCTGCGCCGCGACCCGCGCATCACCTGTTCGATCGAGGCGGGCAAGACCTACGACCAGTTGCGCGGCGTGTCGCTCGAAGGCACCGCCGAGATCGTCGACGACCCGGACGCGCTGTGGCGCGTCGGTGTGAGCGTGTGGAACCGCTACCAAGGCGAGTACTCCGACGAAGTGAAGCCGCTGGTGGAGTCGATGCTGCACAACCGCGTCGCCGTGCGCGTACACGCGACGCGCGCCCGCACGTGGGACCACCGCAAGCTCGGCCTGCCTGAGATGCCGATCGCGGGTTCGACGGCGGGCGAACCCACCTAG
- a CDS encoding acyl-CoA dehydrogenase family protein, translating into MDFTFSEEEEAARDLAAQILGDKCTHERLRALERAGTYFDRDTWAAFAQAGLLDGFGFVATCLMLEQVGRFSAPIPLLPTLVTAAALRHFGATDLLDDPARVLTSALVESPQDGVKICVPAGLDASHALVDTPEGLFLLDLEGPGVTRTRLDTTSGIPEARLDFRDAPLTQIGGPDAVEWLLQRMTVATCAVMLGCCEQALAMTAEYTGSRQQFDKPIGTFQAVGQRAADAYIDTEAIRLTLWQAAWRLSEGLPAAAEVAVAKFWAAEGGQRVVHAAQHLHGGIGVDRDYPLHRYFLWAKQLELSLGGATKQLRKLGALLAAEPV; encoded by the coding sequence ATGGACTTCACCTTCAGCGAAGAAGAGGAAGCGGCGCGCGATCTCGCCGCGCAGATCCTCGGCGACAAGTGCACCCACGAACGCCTGCGCGCCCTCGAACGCGCCGGCACCTACTTCGACCGCGACACGTGGGCGGCCTTCGCCCAGGCCGGCCTGCTCGACGGATTCGGCTTCGTGGCGACGTGCCTGATGCTCGAACAGGTCGGACGCTTCAGCGCGCCGATCCCGCTGCTGCCGACGCTGGTCACCGCCGCCGCGCTGCGCCACTTCGGCGCCACCGACCTGCTCGACGACCCGGCCCGCGTGCTGACGAGCGCGCTGGTCGAAAGCCCCCAGGACGGCGTCAAGATCTGCGTCCCGGCCGGGCTCGACGCGTCGCACGCGCTCGTCGACACCCCCGAAGGCCTGTTCCTGCTCGACCTCGAAGGACCGGGCGTGACGCGCACGCGCCTCGACACGACGTCGGGCATCCCCGAGGCGCGCCTCGACTTCCGCGACGCGCCGCTGACCCAGATCGGCGGGCCCGACGCCGTCGAGTGGTTGCTCCAGCGTATGACGGTGGCCACGTGCGCGGTGATGCTCGGCTGCTGCGAGCAGGCGCTGGCGATGACGGCCGAGTACACCGGCTCGCGCCAGCAGTTCGACAAGCCGATCGGCACGTTCCAGGCCGTGGGCCAGCGCGCCGCGGACGCGTACATCGACACCGAAGCGATCCGCCTCACGCTGTGGCAGGCGGCGTGGCGGCTGTCCGAGGGGCTACCGGCGGCGGCGGAGGTGGCGGTGGCGAAGTTCTGGGCGGCCGAGGGTGGCCAGCGCGTCGTGCACGCGGCCCAGCACCTGCACGGTGGCATCGGCGTCGACCGCGACTACCCGCTGCACCGCTACTTCCTGTGGGCCAAGCAACTCGAGCTCAGCCTCGGCGGCGCCACCAAGCAGCTGCGCAAGCTCGGCGCCCTGCTCGCGGCGGAGCCCGTCTAG
- a CDS encoding acyl-CoA dehydrogenase family protein has translation MYIGYTEEQEKLRQELRAYYRELLTPEVEAELGKEHGVGPTTRRIFKQMAADGWVGIGWPKEYGGQGRSQIEQFVFFDESMRCGAPVPMLTINTVGPTIMQFGTDEQKNDYLPRILRGEITFCVGYSEPGAGTDLASLTTRAVRDGDEYVINGQKIFTSLSSDADYVWLAARTNPEVSKHKGISIIIVPRDTPGFSVQPMHLLSEHDINQTFYDDVRVPVTNCVGGENNGWNLITNQLNHERVTLCSTGIPESLLHDVRQYAQETKLIEQEWVQMNLARVYARLEFLKLINWKVAWSASTGAGLNIADASTTKVFGTEFYLEAFRLLFEIIGEAAYLTQDSPEAVLKARLERYYRSLLILTFGGGVNEVQRDLIAMFGLGMPRSLR, from the coding sequence GTGTACATCGGTTACACCGAGGAACAGGAGAAGCTGCGCCAGGAACTCCGGGCCTACTACCGCGAGCTGCTGACGCCTGAGGTCGAGGCGGAGCTGGGCAAGGAGCACGGCGTCGGCCCGACCACGCGGCGGATCTTCAAGCAGATGGCGGCCGACGGCTGGGTCGGCATCGGCTGGCCGAAGGAGTACGGCGGTCAGGGCCGCAGCCAGATCGAGCAGTTCGTGTTCTTCGACGAGTCGATGCGCTGCGGCGCCCCCGTCCCGATGCTGACGATCAACACCGTCGGGCCGACGATCATGCAGTTCGGCACCGACGAGCAGAAGAACGACTACCTGCCGCGCATCCTGCGGGGCGAAATCACGTTCTGCGTCGGCTACAGCGAACCGGGTGCGGGCACCGACCTGGCGTCGCTCACCACCCGCGCCGTACGCGACGGCGACGAGTACGTGATCAACGGCCAGAAGATCTTCACGTCGCTGTCGAGCGACGCCGACTACGTGTGGCTGGCGGCGCGCACGAACCCCGAGGTGTCCAAGCACAAGGGCATCTCGATCATCATCGTGCCCCGCGACACGCCGGGCTTCTCGGTGCAGCCGATGCACCTGCTGAGCGAGCACGACATCAACCAGACCTTCTACGACGACGTGCGCGTCCCCGTCACCAACTGCGTCGGCGGCGAGAACAACGGCTGGAACCTGATCACCAACCAGCTGAACCACGAACGGGTGACGCTGTGCTCGACGGGCATCCCCGAGTCGCTGCTCCACGACGTGCGCCAGTACGCGCAGGAAACGAAGCTGATCGAGCAGGAGTGGGTGCAGATGAACCTGGCGCGGGTCTACGCCCGCCTCGAGTTCCTCAAGCTCATCAACTGGAAGGTGGCGTGGTCGGCCTCGACGGGCGCCGGCCTCAACATCGCCGACGCGTCGACCACGAAGGTGTTCGGCACCGAGTTCTACCTCGAAGCCTTCCGCCTGCTGTTCGAGATCATCGGCGAGGCCGCGTACCTCACGCAGGACTCACCCGAAGCGGTGCTCAAGGCGCGCCTCGAGCGCTACTACCGCAGCCTGCTCATCCTCACCTTCGGTGGCGGCGTCAACGAGGTCCAGCGCGACCTCATCGCCATGTTCGGCCTCGGCATGCCAAGGAGCCTGCGCTAA
- a CDS encoding LLM class F420-dependent oxidoreductase, protein MKLGLHMGYWGAGPPANPLDTILEAERLGFDSVWVAESYGSDALTPLAWWGSATSTIRLGTNLAQLSARSPTAMAMAALTLDHLSGGRFVLGLGVSGPQVVEGWYGESFAKPLARTREYVEIIRKVLAREAPVTNDGPHYPLPYPGGLGLGKPLKSIVHPLRRDIPILLGAEGPKNVALAAEIADGWFPIFYSPRHDKMYRDALGPVRDGFEVNAMVTVSIDDDVERAADALRPMIALYVGGMGAREMNFHFDVFCRMGYEGEAHKIQDLYLDGHQADAIAAVPTAMVEEICLIGPVAKIRDDLELWKSSMVTSLLTNGSPALLRTMAELVL, encoded by the coding sequence GTGAAGCTCGGCCTGCACATGGGGTACTGGGGTGCCGGTCCCCCGGCCAATCCGCTCGACACGATTCTCGAAGCGGAACGCCTGGGCTTCGACAGTGTCTGGGTCGCCGAGTCCTACGGCTCGGACGCCTTGACCCCCCTGGCGTGGTGGGGCTCGGCGACCTCGACGATCCGCCTCGGGACGAACCTGGCGCAACTCTCGGCGCGCTCGCCGACCGCCATGGCGATGGCGGCGCTCACCCTCGACCACCTCTCGGGCGGGCGCTTCGTGCTCGGCCTCGGTGTGTCGGGTCCGCAGGTCGTCGAGGGCTGGTACGGCGAGTCGTTCGCCAAGCCGCTGGCCCGCACCCGCGAGTACGTCGAGATCATCCGCAAGGTGCTGGCCCGCGAGGCGCCCGTCACCAACGACGGGCCGCACTACCCGCTGCCCTATCCCGGCGGACTCGGGCTCGGCAAGCCGCTCAAGTCGATCGTGCACCCCTTGCGCCGCGACATCCCGATCCTGCTCGGCGCCGAAGGCCCCAAGAACGTCGCGCTGGCGGCGGAGATCGCCGACGGCTGGTTCCCGATCTTCTACTCACCCCGCCACGACAAGATGTACCGCGACGCCCTCGGCCCTGTGCGCGACGGCTTCGAGGTCAACGCCATGGTGACGGTGTCGATCGACGACGACGTCGAGCGCGCCGCCGACGCCCTGCGCCCGATGATCGCGTTGTACGTCGGCGGAATGGGCGCGCGCGAGATGAACTTCCACTTCGACGTGTTCTGCCGCATGGGCTACGAGGGCGAGGCCCACAAGATCCAGGACCTCTACCTCGACGGTCATCAAGCCGACGCCATCGCCGCGGTCCCCACCGCGATGGTCGAGGAGATCTGCCTGATCGGCCCCGTCGCCAAGATCCGCGACGACCTCGAACTGTGGAAGTCCTCCATGGTCACCAGCCTCCTGACCAACGGCTCCCCCGCCCTCCTGCGCACCATGGCGGAACTCGTCCTCTGA
- a CDS encoding acyl-CoA dehydrogenase family protein, translating into MDLEPSADQVDLQAGVRKLCEGRFPMETVRGGFTRDGWQDLVDAGVFSLRLPETAGGVGLGAAEAVLVFEELGRACVPGPLVASELVGASDVVGLVERGDTMVEHLDVLDRLLVLDGDGVFAVDPQAVAGERVERPIDALTPAWRVDRLPAGERVGDAAPFRLDGALLTAALQLGLSEAVLDIAVAYAKERRQFDKPIGSFQAVKHMLADMLVRTEVARAAVYAAGVTVDDPTVGDPARAVSAAKVTAGEAAIRNGKAAIQVHGGMGFTWEVDVHFFLKRAWVLDTHFGTADHHSERLAASLL; encoded by the coding sequence ATGGACCTCGAACCGAGCGCCGATCAGGTCGACCTCCAAGCGGGCGTGCGCAAGCTGTGCGAGGGCCGCTTCCCGATGGAGACCGTGCGCGGCGGGTTCACGCGCGATGGCTGGCAGGACCTCGTCGACGCCGGCGTGTTCAGCCTGCGCCTGCCCGAAACCGCCGGGGGCGTCGGCCTGGGCGCAGCCGAGGCGGTTTTGGTGTTCGAAGAGCTGGGGCGGGCGTGTGTGCCCGGGCCGCTGGTGGCGAGCGAGCTGGTGGGGGCGAGCGACGTCGTCGGCCTCGTGGAACGGGGCGACACCATGGTCGAGCACCTCGACGTGCTCGACCGGCTGCTCGTGCTCGACGGCGACGGCGTGTTCGCCGTCGACCCGCAGGCCGTCGCCGGCGAGCGGGTTGAGCGCCCGATCGACGCGCTGACGCCGGCGTGGCGCGTCGATCGCCTGCCGGCGGGGGAGCGCGTCGGTGACGCCGCGCCGTTCCGGCTCGACGGCGCGCTGCTCACCGCCGCGTTGCAGCTCGGCCTGTCCGAGGCGGTGCTCGACATCGCCGTCGCCTACGCCAAGGAGCGCCGGCAGTTCGACAAGCCGATCGGCTCGTTCCAGGCCGTCAAGCACATGCTCGCCGACATGCTGGTGCGCACCGAGGTGGCGCGCGCCGCCGTCTACGCCGCCGGTGTCACCGTCGACGACCCCACCGTGGGCGACCCGGCGCGGGCGGTGTCGGCGGCGAAGGTCACCGCCGGCGAGGCCGCCATCCGCAACGGCAAAGCCGCCATCCAGGTCCACGGCGGCATGGGCTTCACCTGGGAAGTCGACGTGCACTTCTTCCTCAAGCGCGCCTGGGTCCTCGACACCCACTTCGGCACCGCCGACCACCACAGCGAACGCCTCGCCGCCTCACTTCTGTGA